In Phaseolus vulgaris cultivar G19833 chromosome 10, P. vulgaris v2.0, whole genome shotgun sequence, a single genomic region encodes these proteins:
- the LOC137818311 gene encoding UTP:RNA uridylyltransferase 1 — MNGGGGDLPLPPQPSNGGEFLLSLIQRPHHSHPHPRQQSPAIDPAVAVVGPTIPVGAPQWPIAGADHPHPLPLPHQFPPWSHTLSSPLYPPNFFGLPHNPFPPPRTHFPVTPNSVTNGVNVNAGLTHDLRKLGFPIEEKSNKVDGFVQQQELKLQFGSLPTVAYSASEVSPNVDSLLNLKFNRGYNGLDRNLHVDHPTLNSSGNVVLQANHDVVDRERRGLEGYTASGSLSHEASRVPPGFGNRNRGKGLEGRKDGRVGGGEMGGGGRIENLYGKREGVRMVSGERSNVRGNVAREMGLVDQLDRPGPPAGSNLHSSVVNETGGSGAHVDVLGEQLADSLLVEDDSDPRQRRATREKDARSSDSRGQQILSQRARTYKRQIVCRRDIDVFNVPFLAIYESLIPPEEEKLKQKQLVALLEKLVSKEWPAAKLYLYGSCANSFGVSKSDIDVCLAIEEADLDKAKIIMKLADIFQSDNLQNVQALTRARVPIVKLMDPVTGISCDICINNLLAVVNTKLLQDYARIDPRLRQLAFIIKHWAKSRRVNETYHGTLSSYAYVLMCIHYLQMRRPAILPCLQEMETTYSVTVDDIHCAFFDKVEKLSDFGRHNKETIAQLVRGFFHYWAYCHDYANTVISVRTGSIISKREKDWTRRIGNDRHLICIEDPFETSHDLGRVVDKYSIKVLREEFERAAEVMQNDPNPCFKLFEPYVPS; from the exons ATGAACGGCGGTGGAGGTGACCTGCCACTGCCGCCGCAGCCCTCCAACGGCGGTGAGTTCCTCCTCTCTCTCATCCAACGTCCCCACCACTCCCACCCCCACCCGCGGCAACAGTCTCCAGCGATAGATCCCGCAGTTGCCGTCGTCGGTCCAACGATCCCCGTCGGCGCTCCGCAGTGGCCAATCGCCGGCGCCGATCACCCACACCCCCTCCCTCTCCCTCACCAATTTCCTCCTTGGTCCCATACTCTCTCTTCTCCGCTTTACCCTCCGAACTTTTTCGGGTTGCCCCATAACCCGTTTCCCCCTCCTCGGACCCACTTCCCCGTCACCCCGAACTCCGTCACTAATGGCGTCAACGTTAACGCTGGCCTCACCCACGATCTGCGAAAACTAGGGTTTCCCATAGAAGAAAAGAGCAACAAGGTCGATGGTTTCGTCCAGCAGCAAGAACTGAAGCTGCAGTTCGGGTCTTTGCCCACGGTTGCGTACTCTGCCTCTGAAGTTTCTCCCAATGTGGACTCGTTGCTCAATTTGAAGTTCAACAGAGGGTACAACGGGCTTGACAGGAACTTGCATGTCGATCACCCCACTTTAAATTCGAGTGGGAATGTGGTTCTTCAGGCTAATCATGATGTTGTGGACAGGGAAAGAAGAGGACTTGAGGGTTATACGGCTAGTGGGTCGTTGTCTCATGAGGCTAGTAGGGTTCCACCAGGGTTTGGGAACAGGAATAGAGGGAAGGGTTTGGAGGGTAGGAAAGATGGTAGGGTGGGGGGTGGTGAAATGGGTGGTGGAGGTAGGATTGAGAACTTGTATGGGAAGAGGGAAGGTGTGAGAATGGTGTCTGGTGAAAGGAGCAATGTTAGAGGCAATGTAGCTCGTGAAATGGGGCTTGTTGATCAGCTTGATCGCCCTGGGCCACCTGCTGGGAGTAACTTGCATTCCAGTGTAGTGAATGAGACTGGTGGAAGTGGCGCTCATGTTGATGTCCTTGGGGAGCAGTTGGCTGATTCATTGTTGGTAGAGGATGACTCTGATCCAAGGCAACGCCGCGCCACTCGAGAGAAG GATGCTAGATCATCGGATTCAAGAGGGCAGCAGATCCTAAGCCAGCGAGCAAGAACGTACAAAAGGCAGATAGTTTGTCGAAGGGATATTGATGTTTTTAATGTTCCTTTCCTTGCAATATATGAGTCTCTAATACCCCCTGAAGAAGAAAAGCTGAAGCAAAAGCAATTAGTGGCATTATTGGAGAAATTAGTTAGCAAAGAATGGCCAGCAGCTAAGCTTTATCTCTATGGATCATGTGCTAATTCGTTTGGTGTTTCTAAAAGTGACATTGATGTTTGCCTTGCTATTGAGGAAGCAGACTTGGACAAAGCTAAGATTATAATGAAACTGGCGGATATTTTTCAATCAGATAATCTGCAGAATGTGCAG GCATTGACGCGTGCACGGGTTCCAATAGTAAAGCTCATGGATCCAGTGACAGGAATCTCTTGTGACATATGCATTAACAATCTTCTAGCTGTTGTGAATACAAAGCTTCTTCAGGATTATGCACGCATAGATCCAAGGTTGCGGCAGCTAGCTTTCATTATTAAACATTGGGCTAAGTCAAGAAGAGTCAATGAAACTTACCATGGGACTTTGTCTAGCTATGC GTATGTTTTGATGTGCATTCATTATTTGCAAATGAGAAGACCTGCTATCCTTCCATGCTTGCAG GAGATGGAGACAACGTATTCTGTGACTGTGGATGATATTCATTGTGCTTTCTTTGATAAAGTTGAAAAACTTAGTGATTTTGGTCGCCATAACAAGGAAACAATTGCTCAGCTTGTGCGGGGATTTTTCCATTATTGGGCATATTGTCATGATTATGCAAATACTGTTATATCTGTACGCACAGGAAGCATAATCAG CAAACGAGAGAAGGACTGGACTAGAAGGATTGGCAATGATCGGCATTTGATATGTATAGAGGATCCTTTTGAAACATCTCATGATCTAGGGCGAGTGGTTGATAAATATAGCATCAAAGTTCTGAGGGAAGAGTTTGAACGTGCTGCTGAAGTTATGCAGAATGATCCAAATCCATGTTTTAAACTTTTTGAGCCCTATGTTCCCAGTTGA